From a region of the Cucumis sativus cultivar 9930 chromosome 6, Cucumber_9930_V3, whole genome shotgun sequence genome:
- the LOC101215493 gene encoding sodium/hydrogen exchanger 2: protein MAPEMVVESSLSMVDFGKELVADHTSVVSLNLFVALLCGCIVIGHLLEENRWINESITALVIGLCTGIIILVTTRGKSSHLFLFNEELFFIYLLPPIIFNAGFQVKKKQFFRNIMTIVLFGAFGTLISFCIISLGALHFFQKMNIGSLDLGDYLAIGAIFSATDSVCTLQVLNQDETPLLYSLVFGEGVVNDATSVVLFNAIQNFDVSHMNSSIVLQFIGNFLYLFLASTVLGILVGLLSAYIIKKLYFGRHSTDREVALMILMAYFSYMLAELFYLSAILTVFFCGIVMSHYTWHNVTESSRVTTKHAFATLSFVAEIFIFLYVGMDALDIEKWRFVSHSPGKSIGVSSILLGLVLVGRAAFVFPLSSLSNLTKKFSHEKLNLEQQVTIWWAGLMRGAVSMALAYNQFTRSGHTHLPGNAIMITSTITVVLSSTVVFGMMTKPLIGILLPQPKYTMSMLSSEPSSPKSFTIPLLDNDQNTPSPLDLFLRIPSHTVHHYWRRFDDAFMRPVFGGRGFVPFVPGSPTEDPTQQWQTEGAEAIDENKSILIQTRR from the exons ATGGCTCCTGAAATGGTGGTCGAATCGAGCTTGTCGATGGTGGATTTTGGGAAGGAGTTGGTGGCGGATCATACTTCGGTAGTTTCTTTGAACTTATTTGTAGCTCTTCTTTGCGGTTGCATTGTTATTGGCCATTTGTTAGAGGAAAATAGATGGATTAACGAGTCCATCACAGCCCTTGTCATT GGATTGTGTACCGGCATCATAATACTGGTAACAACTAGAGGGAAAAGCTCgcatttatttttgttcaatgaagagctctttttcatttatctcCTTCCGCCTATCATTTTTAATGCCGG TTTCCAAGTCAAGAAGAAGCAGTTTTTCCGCAACATCATGACCATAGTGCTTTTTGGTGCTTTTGGCACTCTCATATCGTTCTGTATTATATCATTAG GCGCTTTGCACTTCTTCCAAAAAATGAATATCGGTTCCCTTGATCTTGGAGATTATCTAG CCATTGGAGCAATTTTTTCTGCAACAGACTCTGTTTGCACCTTACAG gTTCTTAATCAGGACGAGACGCCTCTTCTGTATAGCCTGGTTTTTGGGGAAGGTGTTGTAAATGATGCCACATCGGTTGTGCTATTCAATGCAATCCAAAACTTTGATGTTTCTCACATGAATTCAAGCATAGTTCTGCAATTCATTGGGAACTTTTTGTATCTGTTCCTTGCAAGTACTGTACTGGGAATTTTA GTTGGCCTCCTTAGTGCATACATAATTAAGAAGCTCTACTTTGGCAG ACACTCTACTGATCGTGAAGTTGCTCTTATGATACTCATGGCGTATTTCTCTTATATGCTAGCTGAA CTCTTCTATTTAAGTGCAATTCTCACTGTATTCTTTTGCGGCATTGTTATGTCTCACTATACATGGCATAACGTGACTGAAAGTTCAAGAGTCACTACAAA GCATGCTTTTGCCACCCTTTCATTTGTCGCTGAAatctttatctttctttacGTTGGCATGGATGCTCTAGATATCGAAAAGTGGAGATTTGTTAGCCACAG tcCTGGAAAATCAATTGGGGTGAGCTCAATACTGTTGGGATTGGTTCTGGTTGGAAGAGCAGCATTCGTTTTTCCTTTGTCCTCCTTGTCCAATCTGACCAAGAAGTTCTCGCATGAGAAACTCAACTTGGAGCAACAA GTCACTATTTGGTGGGCTGGTCTCATGCGTGGAGCTGTATCGATGGCACTTGCATATAATCAG TTCACCAGGTCAGGGCACACCCATCTACCAGGCAATGCAATCATGATCACTAGTACCATCACAGTTGTGCTTTCCAGTACAGTG GTATTTGGAATGATGACGAAACCACTAATAGGAATATTGCTACCCCAACCAAAATACACAATGAGCATGCTCTCTTCCGAACCTTCTTCTCCAAAATCCTTCACTATCCCACTCCTCGATAATGACCAAAATACCCCTTCCCCTCTTGACCTCTTTCTCAGAATCCCATCCCATACTGTCCACCATTACTGGCGAAGATTTGACGACGCCTTCATGCGACCCGTCTTCGGAGGACGCGGCTTTGTGCCCTTCGTCCCAGGCTCCCCAACAGAAGACCCAACACAACAATGGCAGACTGAGGGAGCAGAAGCCATTGATGAAAACAAATCCATTCTTATTCAAACTCGAAGATAG